In Bernardetia litoralis DSM 6794, the genomic window ACCACGAACATAATTTTTCACTTGGTCGAATTCATAACTATGTCCAATTCTTCGTAATTTACGAACTCCATTTTGCATACTTAAATTCGAAAACATCATCAATTCATACTTTTTCATCTGCATAACCGAAGGGTAAACGGCTGTGTCATAACTAGCAGGAACTTGAACACGACGTTGCAAAAGTCCAATTTGAGTTTTGACAATAAGATTTACATTTCCAAAATTAAAAATTCCTCTTTCTGTTGGTTTTACGTGATATAAGATTTCCTCTGGCTTTTCTTGTAGTAATTTTGTAGTAACTCCGAAATCTCTTACTTGAAGCTGAAAAGGTAATTCATCAAAAATTTCTATCTCAACAGGCAATGGATATTCACTTTTTACAACCAAACGAACAGGATTTGCATCGCCTAAAGAAAGTTTAGGATTCAAAAGCCGCTCTGCTTTAAGTTTCATTTTTGGATGAAAAAGCATAATTCCTTCAGCAGTAGTCAAGACTGCCAAAGCAGCTAATGCAATTTTAGCAACCCATATCAAAGGAGGAAACCAAAAAGCAGTAATAAAAAGACAAATACAAGCTGTAATTGCATAAAAAAAACGATTAGTAAGAAAAGTATTTTTAATGATTGACCACATTTAAACAAAATTTTATTTGAATATTTTTCACCTCTATGTTTCTAAAATAGAATTAAATAATTTTAAGATGTTATGAAATTTGTAAGTAAATAAATTTATTTTCTTTTCCCACTTCTAAAGGTGTAAGTGCTAAAGCAGGTTCGATAAAATTCTTGTCATTAATGACAAACAAAGGAATTACTTTTCCTTTATTTTCTGCTGCATCTAAAATTGCCAATACTTCTTCACGGCTATTTACTTGTTTTTCTTTTACTTCTGGATTTTTACGAATAAAATGCGAAAAAGCAATAAAATCAGCTCTACCTTCAAAAAGTATATTTTTTGGATAATCATCTTTATTAAGCGTTTCTTGTTCACGATTGGAAATAAAACGAAATGTTTTATCTTTTACCAACTCTTCGCCCAAAATTCTACACGCTAGAGCATTAATTTCAGCATTTGGAGTCATTGCCCAAAGCTGTCCATATTGAGCAAAATCCACTTCTTCCCATGCTTCTTCATTCAAAATACTTCCTTCATAAACTGGAATTTGTTGCATAGTAGCTTCTCTCGTATTTGCTTTTGAAGTATCAGCCAGCAAAACAGGAATATTATATCTTTGAAGAATTTTGGCAATAAAACGAGCCGATTCATCAGCACTCAAAAATGCAACTCCATTTGGTTCTTTGCGTGTAACACCTAATAATTTTGCTATTGGTTTGGCTGTAAGTCCTTGCAAAACAACCGTTCCTACAATAACCAAAAAGACTAAAGGCAATAACATTGCAGCTTCATCCAAAGGAATAATATAATCTGTACTTTGAAACAAAGAAATAGAAAAAATAGAAGCTACGGCAGCCGTAACAATTCCACGAGGACAGATATAGGATAAAAATATTTTTTCATTTAAAGTTAAATTAGTTCCCCACGTACTCAAAAACACCGATAAAGGACGCAATATAAAAACAACCACAGCAAACAAAATAAAACTATTAGTTGTAAGAACTAATTCTATATCTACAATATCAATTCTTGAAGAAAGAAGAACAAATAAGAAAGATATTAGAATAATCACTAAATCTTCATTAAAAGAAATAATTTCTTTGAGATTCGAAGTTTTCATATTTACTAAAGCCATTCCCATTACCGTAACGGCAAGTAAGCCTGATTCGTGCTGAATAGAATTTGACAAGGCAAAAGATGAAATCACCAATCCCAACATCACAATATTCTGAAGATACTTAGGTATTAATTCTTTGTTTATCAATAAGTTACCCAACCAAGCTGTTGCCCAACCTATCGCAATTCCGACAGCAATAGTGATGGCAAAAGTTTTGAGAGCAATCCAGCCAATTTGCGCTCCTGCTGTTCCTGAAATAATAAATTCATACGTCAAAATAGCTATTAATGCTCCAACAGGGTCAATTAGAATCCCTTCCCATTTCAAGACAGTTGTAATGTTAAAATTTGGTTTTACATTCCTAAGAATAGGTCCAATCACAGTAGGGCCTGTTACAATTATCAATGAACCAAAAAGTAATGATGTTTGAAGTGTAAAATCCATAATCAACATAGCAGCAACCGTTCCTCCTGCCATTGTTACAGCAGAACCAATCACAATTATATTACGAACAGCTTTTCCTAACACTTTTACTTCAGATAATTTTAATGTTAATCCACCTTCAAAGAGAATTAGCCCAACAGCTAAAGACACTACATCAAAAAGAACTTTTCCTTGAAAAATAGAATCTCCATCAATAAGTTTAGGTCCTTTTGAAACTAGATAGCCTTCATCACCTGTAAAAAGCGTAGAAATAGGCCCTACTACAAGACCAATAATAATAAGGGGAAGAATAGCTGGTACTTTGATACGCCATGATAGCCATTGGGCAAAAAAACCAAGTACGAGAAGCCCTGCAAGTTCGAGCATATATTATTTTTTGATAGAGTTTGAGTTTGAATAAAGAATAAAAATACTAAAAATATATGAATGAAAAGTAAAAATTATCTATTGACACTTTTATTTTTATTAAAAATTCTATTTTTAGCTTCTATTTTTCACCTAAAATAGAAGTCTGTAACAATAAAACTTCAAATAAGTAAGGACAAAATAAAACTATTGAATCAAAAGAATCAATAGTTTTATATAAATGAATTTATTTTTATTATAATCTCAATGCTAATACTGTTATATCATCTCTCTGTTCTGCATCTAGTTGATGTTGGTCTAATTGATTTGATAATATTTCTTTTTGTTCTTTGAATGGACGTTTATGAAACTGCTTGAGAAGAGATTCAAATTTTGTAGAGCCAAATTTTTTCTTTTCTGGATTTGCTTGGTCTATAAGTCCGTCAGAAGTAAGATAAATTACATCTTCTGCTAAAAGTACAGCCTTTTGATTTGTAAAGACATATCCTTTTTTCTTGACTATTCCTCCAATACTAAGATTATCTCCTTTTAATTTTTCTATTTCTCCATTTGATGTATAATAAAGAGGTCGTTTTGCTCCTGAATAGGTAACTTCTATCCAATTTTCTTGTCTTTCTATTCTACAAAATGCTATGTCCATTCCGTCTGTATTATCAGAATCTTTTTGACGCAGAGCTGCACGAACCCCTTCATGCAACATTTCTAAAATTTTAGCTGGGTCAAAAATTCGTTTTACACCTACAATATCTGTCAGAAGTGTATTTCCAACCATTGACATAAATGCCCCTGGAACGCCATGACCAGTACAATCCACAGCAGCAGCAAAGGTGTAATTTTCTACATGAGTTACCCAATAAAAATCTCCTGAAACAATATCTTTAGGACGATAAATTACAAAATGCTCTACAAATAAATCTCTTAGTATTTTTTGCGCTGGCAAAATTGCATCTTGAATTGTTTGAGCATAACGAATTGAATCAGTTATACGTTTGTTCTTTTCGTGTAATTCTAGTGTTCGTTCTTCTACTTTTTCTTCTAGGTTTTGATAGAGTTGAGCATTTTCTAAAGAAATACTGACTTGTGAAGAAAGCATTTGTAAAGTCTGCAATCTATCAGGTGTAAATGCTCCTGTTGTTAAGTTATTTTCTAAATAAAACAAACACAATAATTCATTTTTACGCATTACAGGAAAACAAAGTACCGATTTGGGTTTATATGTTTTCATGTAAACATCTTTTGCATATTTTTCATCTTCAGAAGCATTATCCAAAACAAGAGGTTGTTGTGTTCTGACTACATAATTAATTAATGTTGTAGGAACTACATTGCTTTCATCTTCAACCATTTGATGTAAAAATTGAGTTGATTCTGTTTGTGTCAAATCTCCTTTTGCTTCTACAAATAATTCTCCTCCATGATTTTGAATTAAAAATGCTTTTTCTGCGCCTGCGTTTTCCATTACTACACGCATCATTTTGGGCATTAATTCTTCAAAATTTACCTCTTGTGAAAGTGTTTGAGTAGATTTAATGAGTGTTTCGAAGTCTAAGAAACTTGTACCACTTTTTGAACTACTAGAAGACATTTTTGTCGTCATTATAGTTGTTGTTGTAGCACTTTCAAAAGTGTTGTGTGTATGTAATGTATATGAAGGCAGAGTAGTTTTATGAGCTAAATCACTTG contains:
- a CDS encoding cation:proton antiporter codes for the protein MLELAGLLVLGFFAQWLSWRIKVPAILPLIIIGLVVGPISTLFTGDEGYLVSKGPKLIDGDSIFQGKVLFDVVSLAVGLILFEGGLTLKLSEVKVLGKAVRNIIVIGSAVTMAGGTVAAMLIMDFTLQTSLLFGSLIIVTGPTVIGPILRNVKPNFNITTVLKWEGILIDPVGALIAILTYEFIISGTAGAQIGWIALKTFAITIAVGIAIGWATAWLGNLLINKELIPKYLQNIVMLGLVISSFALSNSIQHESGLLAVTVMGMALVNMKTSNLKEIISFNEDLVIILISFLFVLLSSRIDIVDIELVLTTNSFILFAVVVFILRPLSVFLSTWGTNLTLNEKIFLSYICPRGIVTAAVASIFSISLFQSTDYIIPLDEAAMLLPLVFLVIVGTVVLQGLTAKPIAKLLGVTRKEPNGVAFLSADESARFIAKILQRYNIPVLLADTSKANTREATMQQIPVYEGSILNEEAWEEVDFAQYGQLWAMTPNAEINALACRILGEELVKDKTFRFISNREQETLNKDDYPKNILFEGRADFIAFSHFIRKNPEVKEKQVNSREEVLAILDAAENKGKVIPLFVINDKNFIEPALALTPLEVGKENKFIYLQIS